The bacterium genomic interval AGATAGTAGGGTTAGCAGCGGCCGGTTCTAAGTAGATACCAACGCCCTCAGGATATTGACTGATCACGAAGGGATTCGCCGCCACATAAGTCTTAGTCGTCACCTTTTCACAATCATTTTCAGTCGCTTCTCCACAGTTGCGTTTCATGACGACCTTCATCACTTCCCCGGGCGCATCACAAACCTTGATTTCTATCCCGGTGGGGGCCTCGTTATAATCACGACTATTGGGAATAGTATTGACCCCAAAATGGTCTTTCGCTCCGGTTTTGGAATAGGGGTCTCCCGCATCAGCCTTTCCATTGTGCCGCAAGTCATCCCGACCGTCCGCCTGTTCTAAATAAACCCGGGGGTGAAAGGGATTAGAATTGACATCATTACACTCAATGCAGCCAATGCTGTCATCAATATGCCAGATCAAGATACCTTCTCCCGGCAAATAGGCATCAAAGCTGGTCCGCTGGTGATTGCTGACTAGAAAATATTCCTTCGGGTTGGCCGTGGAGAGTCTGAAAAGGCTTTCTTGCTGGTGGATCTCAATGGCCCATACCTCACGGACTGGGCCGCAAGATGAGGCTTCTACAGGGGTTATCCACCCGAGAAGGGCCTTTGACCAGGGACAAGGGTGGGCCGGTGAGGAGCCAGGTGGTTCCCCTAACCATGCCCCATGGTCCATCAAGGCCCAATCGTAGATCAGAAAGTGGTTTGAATCGATGTACAAATCCGGCAGACCCAGGTCGTGACCGAACTCGTGGGCAAAGATGCCCATAGGCGAGGTCTCGGCTTGCAGGGTATAGCCCTGACCGGTAGTTTTGATCTCCCAGCGGTGAGAGCCGAGGTCTTTTGACATACTGGTATCCTCCTCTGCCCCGCCGGCGTGAACAACCACCAGGTGATCCACCAGCCCGTTCTTGTCCTCATCATAGGAAGAAAAATCAACACCTGCCTGAGCCGCCTTTTCCAGGGCTTCTTCCGCCAGCTTCCAGATAGCGCCGTTACTTTCTTCTAAGTCATTATAATAGGCCAGGGTATGATCGCTTCTCAACCAGGGTGTAGGGTTGTTGGCTTCACTTCCCGGGCTTATGAAGAATTGCCCGTAAGAGCATTCCTGGTAATAATTCCACATGCTTTTATCTCCCGGAGCCTTTGAAAACAAAAGGTGGTCAAAATACTCCGGCGTGTGCTCCGCCGAATGGGTTACATCACTAAACTCAATGAGAATGACCAAGAGTTTCTCTTCTCCCACGGCCGGGCTTAGTCT includes:
- a CDS encoding M6 family metalloprotease domain-containing protein; translation: MTNKQLLYLPLLLFIFLAVNFSGGDSPPSTVHRLPSAIHNLQSEIQPAPYRELSRYISSMRAAPSISGGLRQYAPAKRLSPAVGEEKLLVILIEFSDVTHSAEHTPEYFDHLLFSKAPGDKSMWNYYQECSYGQFFISPGSEANNPTPWLRSDHTLAYYNDLEESNGAIWKLAEEALEKAAQAGVDFSSYDEDKNGLVDHLVVVHAGGAEEDTSMSKDLGSHRWEIKTTGQGYTLQAETSPMGIFAHEFGHDLGLPDLYIDSNHFLIYDWALMDHGAWLGEPPGSSPAHPCPWSKALLGWITPVEASSCGPVREVWAIEIHQQESLFRLSTANPKEYFLVSNHQRTSFDAYLPGEGILIWHIDDSIGCIECNDVNSNPFHPRVYLEQADGRDDLRHNGKADAGDPYSKTGAKDHFGVNTIPNSRDYNEAPTGIEIKVCDAPGEVMKVVMKRNCGEATENDCEKVTTKTYVAANPFVISQYPEGVGIYLEPAAANPTISIYDLNGELVHTETGGENVLLVDSKGKERWANKFPWDGRNEADREVASGVYVYIIETESKTMTGKLAVIR